The stretch of DNA GCCGAGCAGATCAACATCCCCGGCTTCCGCAAGGGCAAGGTCCCGCCGGCGATCGTCGACCAGCGCGTCGGCCGCGGCGAGGTCCTGAACCACGCCGTCGGTGACGCCATCGACACCTTCTACCGCCAGGCGGTGGAGGAGCAGGAGCTGCGCATCCTCGGTCGCGCCGAGGCCGACGTCGCCGAGCTCCCGAACGTCAAGGACTTCTCGGGTGACCTCGTCCTCACCTTCGAGGTGGACGTCCGTCCGGAGTTCGACCTGCCGGCGTACGACCAGTACGAGCTCACGGTCGACGCCGTCGAGGTCTCCGACGACGAGGTCGAGGAGGAGCTGCAGAACCTGCGCACCCGCTTCGGCACGCTCGTGACGGTCGACCGTCCGGCGAAGACCGGTGACTTCGCCCAGATCGACCTGACCGCCACCATCGGTGACGACGAGGTCGACTCGGCCACCGGCGTGTCCTACGAGATCGGCTCGGGCGACCTGCTCGAGGGCATCGACGAGGCGCTCGAGTCGCTCACCGCCGGCGAGTCGACCACGTTCGAGTCCACGCTGGTCGGTGGCGACCGCGAGGGCGAGACCGCGCAGATCGCCGTGACCGTCACCGCCGTCAAGGAGCGCGAGCTCCCCGAGGCCGACGACGAGTTCGCGCAGATCGCCAGCCAGTTCGACACCATCGAGGAGCTCAAGGCGGACCTCAAGGAGCAGATCGCGAAGTCCAAGACCTTCGGTCAGGGCGCCGCGGCTCGCGACAAGCTCGTCGAGAAGCTCATCGAGGACGTGCACATCCCGATCTCGGAGCAGCTCATCGAGGACGAGGTGCACCGTCACCTCGAGCAGGAGAACCGCCTCGAGGACGACGAGCACCGCAAGGAGGTCTCCGAGTCCAGCGAGAAGGCCTTCCGTTCGCAGCTGCTCCTCGACGCCATCGCCGAGAAGGAGGAGATCCAGGTCTCCCAGGAGGAACTCACGCAGTACCTCATCCAGGCGGCGGCGCAGTACGGCATGGAGCCGGCCGAGTTCATCAAGGTCATCGACCAGAACGGTCAGATCCCCGGCATGGTCGGCGAGGTCGCCCGTTCCAAGGCGGTCGCGACCGTCCTGTCGAAGGTCACCGTCAAGGACACCAACGGCGACGTCGTCGACCTGTCCGCCTTCACCGCCGGTGTGGCGCAGGAGTCGGCTGACGACGAGTCGGCCGACGCCGACGAGGCCGCGGAGGCCGACGCGAAGTAACGCGACACGCTGACGGACGGGAGGCACGGTGCCAGCTGGCACCGTGCCTCCCGTTCGTCGTCCACGCGGTTTCCGCGCCCGCGCACCGCCCACAGCGAACAGGCGCGAACTGCCGCGTTGCACCCGATAAGTTCGACATCAAGCGACAACTGAACGGGAGCTTTTCCATGGCCGAAGCGACACTGAACCCCAGTGTTTTTGACCGCCTTCTGAGAGACCGGATCGTGTGGCTCGGCTCTGAGGTCCGCGACGAGAACTCGAACGAGATCGCAGCGAAGCTGCTGATGCTCGCCGCCGAGGACCCTGAGAAGGACATCTACCTCTACATCAACTCGCCCGGTGGCTCGATCACCGCGGGCATGGCGATCTACGACACGATGCAGTTCGTGCCGAACGACATCGTCACCGTGGGCATCGGCCTCGCCGCCTCGATGGGGCAGTTCCTGCTCTCGTCGGGTACGCCGGGCAAGCGCTACATCACCCCGAACGCCCGCGTGCTCCTGCACCAGCCGTCCGGTGGCTTCGGCGGCACCGCTGCCGACATCCAGACGCAGGCCAAGGTCATCCTCGACATGAAGCAGCGCATGGCGGAGCTCACGGCCGAGCAGACCGGCAAGTCGATCGAGCAGATCCTCAAGGACAACGACCGCGACAACTGGTTCACGGCGCAGGAAGCCCTCGAGTACGGCTTCGTCGACCACCTCCGTGCGTCCTCGAACGAGGTCATCGGCGGCGGCGGCACCGTGGGCGACGGCGAGACGCCGACCGCTGCAGCCGAGCCCGAGTCCAACTGACCACCACCGAAGAGAAGGAAACGAGAATGCACCTCCCCATGCTCGGTGGCGCGCAGAACGTCCCGGCTCCGTCCGATCGCTACATCCTCCCCAGCTTCGAGGAGCGCACGGCCTACGGCTTCAAGCGGCAGGACCCGTACGCGAAGCTCTTCGAGGACCGCATCGTGTTCCTCGGCGTGCAGGTCGACGACGCGTCGGCCGACGACGTCATGGCCCAGCTGCTCGTGCTCGAGTCGATGGACCCGGACCGCGACATCGTGATGTACATCAACTCGCCCGGTGGCTCGTTCACCGCGATGACGGCGATCTACGACACGATGCAGTACATCCGTCCGCAGATCCAGACGGTCTGCCTCGGTCAGGCTGCCTCGGCGGCGTCGGTGCTCCTCGCTGCCGGTACCCCCGGCAAGCGTCTGGCCCTGCCGAACGCCCGCGTGCTCATCCACCAGCCGGCGACCCAGCAGGGTGGCGGTCAGGCGTCGGACATCGAGATCCAGGCGGCGGAGATCCTCCGCATGCGCAC from Curtobacterium sp. SGAir0471 encodes:
- a CDS encoding ATP-dependent Clp protease proteolytic subunit, with amino-acid sequence MHLPMLGGAQNVPAPSDRYILPSFEERTAYGFKRQDPYAKLFEDRIVFLGVQVDDASADDVMAQLLVLESMDPDRDIVMYINSPGGSFTAMTAIYDTMQYIRPQIQTVCLGQAASAASVLLAAGTPGKRLALPNARVLIHQPATQQGGGQASDIEIQAAEILRMRTWLEETLSKHSNRTPEQVNNDIERDKIMSAEEALEYGLIDQVLTSRKNLPALVK
- a CDS encoding ATP-dependent Clp protease proteolytic subunit — protein: MAEATLNPSVFDRLLRDRIVWLGSEVRDENSNEIAAKLLMLAAEDPEKDIYLYINSPGGSITAGMAIYDTMQFVPNDIVTVGIGLAASMGQFLLSSGTPGKRYITPNARVLLHQPSGGFGGTAADIQTQAKVILDMKQRMAELTAEQTGKSIEQILKDNDRDNWFTAQEALEYGFVDHLRASSNEVIGGGGTVGDGETPTAAAEPESN
- the tig gene encoding trigger factor; this translates as MATSTVDKVSDTRVKLTVNVTPDDLKPSIDHAYKHIAEQINIPGFRKGKVPPAIVDQRVGRGEVLNHAVGDAIDTFYRQAVEEQELRILGRAEADVAELPNVKDFSGDLVLTFEVDVRPEFDLPAYDQYELTVDAVEVSDDEVEEELQNLRTRFGTLVTVDRPAKTGDFAQIDLTATIGDDEVDSATGVSYEIGSGDLLEGIDEALESLTAGESTTFESTLVGGDREGETAQIAVTVTAVKERELPEADDEFAQIASQFDTIEELKADLKEQIAKSKTFGQGAAARDKLVEKLIEDVHIPISEQLIEDEVHRHLEQENRLEDDEHRKEVSESSEKAFRSQLLLDAIAEKEEIQVSQEELTQYLIQAAAQYGMEPAEFIKVIDQNGQIPGMVGEVARSKAVATVLSKVTVKDTNGDVVDLSAFTAGVAQESADDESADADEAAEADAK